The Gemmatimonadota bacterium DNA segment GAACAGCCGTTCATCCGGGATACCGACAAGACGGTGCGGGACCTGATCACGGAGGCGGTGGCCACGCTGGGCGAAAACATTATGGTAAGACGGTTCGTCCGGTACGAACTGGGCGGAGAATAGCGCGCCGTACCCCTTGCCGGTAGGATCGACACCGGTTTTCCGTTGCCAACGAGGTGTATCGTGGAAGCCAAAGAGATCATCAGAGAAACCAGTCGAAAAATGGATCAGTCCGTCGAGGTGCTTCGCATGGAGCTCTCCGGCGTACGGGCGGGCCGGGCCAATCCCGCCCTGCTGGACAACATCCAGATAGAAGCCTACGGAACCATGACCCCCATCAACCAGGTCGCCACCATCAACACGCCGGACGCGCGCACGATCTCGATCCAGCCCTGGGACAAGCAGATGATCTCCGAAATCGTCCGGGCCATCCAGACGTCCGACCTGGGACTCATGCCGAATTCCGACGGGAACGTCATCCACCTGCCGGTCCC contains these protein-coding regions:
- the frr gene encoding ribosome recycling factor, with the protein product MDQSVEVLRMELSGVRAGRANPALLDNIQIEAYGTMTPINQVATINTPDARTISIQPWDKQMISEIVRAIQTSDLGLMPNSDGNVIHLPVPQLTEERRLEYVKVIKKLGEDGKIGIRNVRREMNERIKAEEKAHRMSEDESKRHQKTIQDLTDQHTSSIDSAISVKEQEILEI